Proteins encoded within one genomic window of Setaria italica strain Yugu1 chromosome IV, Setaria_italica_v2.0, whole genome shotgun sequence:
- the LOC101767319 gene encoding pentatricopeptide repeat-containing protein At3g61520, mitochondrial: protein MSATRRLVVPAFNKTRSLRCLSSSSSSSPLDPSAPSAVALLSNLLLRERTPSSDTLSLLRAEPGLADDLYALIAVSGESRAPLTPGSLAILHSLAACHRIPPSSASLLSQLLARFSSPADAASFLRDSLAAGAPAPDVTAFNTLLAALGRAGNLRGMTELFISMRGASVQPNVVTYGILLNGLCKAGRVGEALKVLDGMSRPGSDVRPDIVILNTVVDGLCKTGRLQEAIMFVDERMRRVHECAPNTVTYNCLADAFCRVGDVGMACEVVGRMEKEGVAPNVITVNTIVGGLCRVGRVGAALDFFREKRAAWPETRGNAVTYSTLVSAFLHCNNVGMAMELFHEMADQGHPPDAIMYFTMISGLTQAGRLEDACTMMASMKKAGFKLDAKAYNILIGGFCRRKRLHEAYELLGEMKGAGLQPDVYTYNILLSCLCKAGDFLAVDELLGKMIDDGCQPSVVTFGTLVHGYCKAGKTDEALRIFRSMDESGIQPNTVIYNTVIDFLSKSRDVDRAIKLFDEMRENNVPANVTTYNALLKGLQDKNMAEKAFELMDQMREERCTPDYVTVDVLMEWLPEIGETERLKCFMQQWNQKDNHVRASGP from the coding sequence atGTCAGCTACCCGGCGGCTGGTTGTGCCGGCCTTCAACAAGACCCGATCCCTTCGCTgcctctcctcgtcctcctcctcatccccgTTGGACCCTTCCGCGCCGAGCGCTGTCGCCCTCCTCTCCAACCTACTCCTCCGCGAGCGTACCCCCTCCTCCGACACGCTCTCCCTCCTACGCGCGGAGCCCGGCCTTGCCGACGATCTGTACGCCCTCATCGCCGTGTCCGGGGAGTCCCGCGCCCCCCTCACCCCCGGCTCCCTCGCTATCCTCCACTCCCTCGCGGCCTGCCACCGTATCCCTCCTTCCTCCGCGTCACTCCTCTCCCAGCTCCTCGCGCGCTTCTCCTCCCCAGCCGACGCAGCGAGCTTCCTCCGCGACTCCCTCGCCgcgggcgcgccggcgccggatgTCACCGCCTTCAATACACTCCTCGCCGCGCTTGGCCGCGCCGGCAACCTGCGCGGCATGACCGAGCTGTTCATCTCCATGCGGGGCGCATCCGTCCAGCCCAACGTCGTCACTTACGGGATACTTCTCAACGGTCTCTGCAAGGCAGGCCGCGTCGGGGAGGCGCTGAAGGTGCTCGACGGAATGTCCAGGCCAGGCTCGGACGTCCGCCCGGATATTGTCATTTTGAACACTGTAGTGGATGGGCTGTGCAAGACCGGGAGGCTTCAGGAGGCAATTATGTTCGTGGATGAGCGGATGAGGCGCGTGCATGAGTGTGCACCCAACACAGTTACATATAACTGCTTGGCTGATGCGTTTTGCCGGGTGGGGGATGTTGGCATGGCTTGCGAAGTGGTGGGGAGGATGGAGAAAGAGGGTGTGGCACCGAACGTTATCACAGTGAACACGATTGTTGGTGGTTTGTGCCGAGTTGGGAGGGTTGGAGCTGCTCTGGACTTCTTCCGCGAGAAGAGGGCAGCCTGGCCGGAGACCAGGGGCAAtgctgtgacctatagcacttTGGTTAGTGCTTTCCTCCATTGCAACAATGTGGGCATGGCCATGGAGTTATTCCATGAGATGGCAGACCAAGGGCATCCACCAGATGCAATCATGTATTTCACCATGATATCTGGATTGACACAAGCAGGACGGTTGGAGGATGCTTGCACCATGATGGCATCGATGAAGAAGGCAGGCTTTAAGTTGGACGCAAAGGCATATAACATCTTGATTGGTGGATTTTGCCGGAGGAAAAGGTTGCATGAAGCCTATGAGTTGCTTGGGGAGATGAAAGGAGCTGGTCTTCAGCCAGACGTGTACACCTACAATATCTTGTTGTCTTGCTTGTGCAAAGCAGGAGATTTCTTGGCTGTGGATGAATTATTGGGGAAGATGATTGATGATGGTTGTCAGCCTTCTGTGGTCACTTTTGGTACACTTGTACATGGATATTGCAAAGCTGGTAAGACTGATGAGGCCTTAAGAATTTTCAGGTCCATGGATGAGTCTGGGATTCAACCCAACACCGTGATATACAATACTGTCATTGACTTTCTCAGCAAGAGCAGAGATGTTGATCGAGCCATCAAGCTGTTTGATGAGATGAGGGAAAACAACGTGCCTGCAAATGTAACAACGTACAACGCATTGTTGAAGGGCCTTCAAGATAAGAACATGGCAGAAAAGGCTTTTGAACTTATGGACCAGATGAGAGAAGAGAGGTGCACTCCTGATTATGTGACTGTGGATGTTCTCATGGAATGGCTGCCTGAAATTGGTGAAACAGAGAGATTAAAATGTTTCATGCAGCAGTGGAATCAAAAGGATAACCATGTGAGAGCATCGGGACCTTAG
- the LOC101767716 gene encoding potassium channel KOR1: MGRGLGSKRRVAEGDATVHEEESESSEEYEVDVVRDHIASSRGSRLALFGSDLRLGRLRPRRRRRRPLGGEGAAEGFFHDLVIHPDNRWYRLWTKFILVWAVYSSFFTPLEFGFFRGLPRKLFFLDIAGQIAFLIDIIVKFFVAYRDPDTYRIIYDPTAIALRYCKSSFIFDLLGCFPWDAIYKACGSKEEVRYLLWIRLTRALKVTEFFWQLEKDIRVNYLFTRIVKLIVVELYCTHTAACIFYYLATTLPESMEGYTWIGSLQLGDYSYAHFREIDLAKRYITSLYFAIVTMATVGYGDIHAVNIREMIFIMIYVSFDMILGAYLIGNMTALIVKGSRTERFRDKMKEVIRYMNRNKLGKEIREQIKGHLRLQYESSYTEASALQDIPISIRAKISQTLYKPYVECVPLFKGCSAEFIQQIVIRLQEEFFLPGEVILEQGSAVDQLYFVCHGALEGVGIGQDGQEETLLMLTPESSFGEISILCNIPQPYTVRVCELCRLLRLDKQSFTNILEIYFVDGRRILSNLSESGSEYGGRVKQLESDITFHIGKQEAELTLRVNSAAFYGDLQQLKSLIRAGADPKNTDYDGRTPLHLAASRGYEDVVQFLIGEGVDINLTDHFGNTPLLEAVKQGHERVAALLYAKGAKLSLKNAGSHLCTAVAKGDSDFIRRSLACGADPNCRDYDHRTPLHIAAAEGLYLIAKMLVEAGASVFATDRWGTTPLDEARKCGGRMLLALLEQARADELSKFPERGEEVRDKMHPRRCSVFPYHPWRAAGAGAEQRRKEGVLLWIPHTIEGLVASAQEKLGVRGPGSRLRLLCEDGARVLDVDTVNDGQKIYLVGGEDDDDQEDAE; encoded by the exons ATGGGGAGGGGGCTGGGGTCGAAGCGGAGGGTGGCGGAGGGCGACGCCACGGTGCATGAGGAGGAGTCGGAGTCCTCGGAGGAGTACGAGGTGGACGTGGTGCGCGACCACATCGCTTCCTCCCGCGGCAGCCGCCTCGCGCTCTTCGGCTCCGacctccgcctcggccgcctccgcccgcgccgccgcaggcgcCGCCCGCTCGGCGGGGAAGGCGCCGCCGAGGGGTTCTTCCACGACCTCGTCATCCACCCCGACAACAG GTGGTATCGGTTATGGACCAAGTTCATACTGGTTTGGGCGGTGTACAGCTCTTTCTTCACGCCCCTGGAATTTGGCTTCTTCAGAGGGCTCCCAAGAAAGCTCTTCTTCCTGGACATAGCTGGACAGATTGCATTCCTTATAGACATTATTGTGAAATTTTTCGTGGCGTACCGTGATCCAGACACGTACCGAATCATCTATGATCCCACAGCTATTGCCCTCCGGTATTGCAAATCAAGCTTCATTTTTGATCTTCTTGGTTGCTTCCCATGGGATGCCATCTACAAG GCTTGTGGAAGTAAAGAAGAAGTAAGATACCTGCTATGGATTCGCTTGACACGGGCTCTGAAGGTTACAGAGTTCTTCTGGCAGTTGGAAAAGGACATACGTGTCAACTACCTTTTCACAAGGATAGTAAAGCTTATAGTTGTGGAACTCTACTGTACCCACACAGCAGCCTGTATCTTCTATTACCTGGCTACAACGCTTCCTGAATCAATGGAAGGGTATACATGGATAGGGAGTTTGCAGTTGGGGGACTACAGCTACGCACATTTCAGGGAGATCGATCTTGCCAAGCGCTATATAACATCGTTATACTTCGCCATTGTCACCATGGCAACTGTTG GTTATGGTGACATACATGCTGTCAATATCAGGGAAATGATATTCATCATGATCTATGTCTCCTTTGATATGATTCTGGGAGCTTACCTGATCGGTAACATGACTGCACTCATTGTGAAAGGCTCCAGAACGGAGCGGTTTAGGGACAAGATGAAAGAAGTGATCAGATATATGAACAGAAATAAACTTGGAAAGGAAATAAGAGAGCAGATCAAAGGACACTTGAGGTTGCAGTATGAAAGCAGCTACACCGAAGCTTCTGCCCTTCAGGATATCCCAATTTCTATTCGTGCAAAG AtttctcaaacactatataagCCATATGTCGAATGCGTCCCACTGTTCAAGGGATGTTCAGCAGAGTTCATTCAACAGATA GTGATCAGATTGCAAGAGGAGTTCTTCTTACCAGGAGAAGTCATTTTGGAGCAAGGAAGCGCGGTTGATCAGCTATACTTTGTTTGCCACGGTGCACTG GAAGGTGTTGGCATTGGTCAAGACGGCCAAGAAGAGACTCTGCTAATGCTGACGCCAGAGAGCTCCTTCGGTGAGATCTCTATCCTCTGCAACATACCGCAGCCCTACACGGTCCGTGTCTGCGAGCTCTGCCGGCTCCTGCGTCTCGACAAGCAGTCCTTCACCAACATCCTGGAGATCTACTTCGTCGACGGGAGGAGGATCCTGAGCAACCTCTCCGAGTCCGGG AGCGAGTATGGCGGGCGGGTGAAGCAGCTGGAGTCGGACATCACGTTCCACATCGGGAAGCAGGAGGCGGAGCTCACCCTGCGGGTCAACAGCGCCGCCTTCTACGGCGACCTGCAACAGCTGAAAAGCCTGATCCGGGCGGGGGCCGACCCGAAGAACACCGACTACGACGGACGGACTCCTCTT CATCTCGCGGCTTCCAGAGGCTACGAGGACGTCGTGCAATTCCTCATCGGCGAAGGCGTCGACATCAACCTTACCG ATCACTTTGGGAACACGCCGTTGCTGGAGGCGGTGAAGCAGGGGCACGAGCGGGTGGCGGCGTTGCTGTACGCCAAGGGTGCCAAGCTGAGCCTCAAGAACGCCGGCAGCCACCTGTGCACGGCGGTCGCCAAGGGCGACTCGGACTTCATCCGGCGGTCCCTGGCCTGCGGCGCCGACCCCAACTGCAGGGACTACGACCACCGCACCCCGCtccacatcgccgccgccgagggccTCTACCTCATCGCCAAGATGCTCGTCGAGGCCGGCGCCAGCGTGTTCGCCACGGACAG ATGGGGCACCACTCCGCTCGACGAAGCGCGCAAGTGCGGCGGCCGGATGCTGCTGGCGCTGCTGGAGCAGGCGCGGGCCGACGAGCTGTCCAAGTtcccggagcgcggcgaggaggtcAGGGACAAGATGCACCCGCGGCGGTGCTCGGTGTTCCCCTACCacccgtggcgggcggcgggcgccggcgcggagcaGCGGCGGAAGGAGGGGGTGCTCCTGTGGATCCCACACACCATCGAGGGCCTGGTCGCGTCGGCGCAGGAGAAGCTCGGCGTGCGGGGCCCGGGCTcgcggctgcggctgctctgCGAGGACGGGGCCAGGGTGCTCGACGTCGACACGGTCAATGACGGCCAGAAGATCTACCTGGTCGgaggcgaggacgacgacgatcaGGAAGATGCCGAGTAG